The proteins below are encoded in one region of Naumovozyma castellii chromosome 6, complete genome:
- the YHB1 gene encoding flavohemoglobin (ancestral locus Anc_5.93): protein MLSEQTRTTIKATVPVLEQQGSVITRTFYKNMLSEHTELLNIFNRINQKKGAQPNALATTVLAAAKHIDDLTPLLDHVKQIGQKHRALQIKPEHYPIVGEYLLKAIKEVLGDAATPEIINAWGEAYGEIANVFITVEKEMYAEQAWPGWKPFTVVDKELVANDVYAFTVKPTTESGINLSTLPIVAGQYITVNTHPVRQDNQYDALRHYSLCSISTKDGLKFAVKLETDKTHPAGLVSEFLHKDVKVGDELKLSAPAGDFALTDKLIHQNEIPLVLLSAGVGVTPILAMLEKQVTENPNRPIYWIQSSYNEGTQSFKKHVDELLDKATTTKKTILYTDTQPAIDAEFLQEQIPANADVYLCGSLGFMQAMIEHLKILEHKDDFIHYEPFGPKMSTVKV from the coding sequence ATGCTATCCGAACAAACACGTACTACTATCAAGGCGACCGTCCCAGTCTTGGAACAACAAGGTTCCGTAATCACTCGTACTTTCTACAAGAACATGTTGAGTGAACACACCGAACTATTGAACATTTTCAACAGAATCAACCAAAAGAAAGGTGCTCAGCCAAATGCCCTAGCTACCACCGTCTTAGCTGCCGCCAAGCATATTGATGACTTGACTCCCCTCTTGGATCACGTCAAGCAAATCGGTCAAAAGCATCGTGCGTTGCAAATTAAACCAGAACATTACCCAATCGTCGGTGAATACCTTTTGAAAGCCATTAAGGAAGTCCTAGGTGATGCCGCTACGCCTGAGATTATTAACGCCTGGGGTGAAGCATACGGTGAAATTGCTAATGTCTTTATCACCgtggaaaaggaaatgtACGCTGAACAAGCTTGGCCAGGTTGGAAACCATTCACCGTGGTCGACAAGGAATTGGTCGCCAATGACGTCTACGCCTTCACTGTGAAACCAACCACGGAATCAGGTATCAATTTGTCCACTTTGCCCATCGTTGCTGGTCAATATATCACCGTGAACACTCATCCAGTGAGACAAGATAACCAATACGATGCCTTGCGTCATTATTCTTTATGTTCCATTTCCACCAAGGATGGATTGAAATTCGCTgtgaaattggaaactgATAAGACTCATCCAGCTGGGTTGGTCTCTGAATTCTTACATAAGGATGTGAAAGTCggtgatgaattgaaattaagtGCTCCAGCTGGTGATTTCGCTCTTACtgataaattaattcatcaaaatgAAATCCCATTAGTGTTACTATCCGCTGGTGTCGGTGTCACTCCAATCTTAGCCATGTTGGAAAAGCAAGTCACTGAAAATCCAAACAGACCAATCTACTGGATTCAATCAAGTTACAACGAAGGCACTCAATCCTTCAAGAAACATGTCGATGAACTATTAGACAAGGCCACCACTACAAAGAAAACAATCCTTTACACTGACACTCAACCAGCCATCGATGCTGAATtcttacaagaacaaatcCCAGCTAATGCAGATGTCTACCTATGTGGGTCTCTAGGTTTCATGCAAGCCATGATTGAacatttgaagatcttAGAACACAAGGATGATTTCATTCATTATGAACCATTCGGTCCAAAGATGTCCACCGTGAAAGTTTAA
- the MIC26 gene encoding Mic26p (ancestral locus Anc_5.92), with amino-acid sequence MTVNYYREVDLVAEGVTPKENVTVSLQPKDNTNVKVTPSRVIRKKTRELIGDAELVDGISVRNPHYLTDYLKKERESLSKTLNSTLEKIDQVTSKYYNKEVLMTRGLNCVYTDSKSMLLPGLTYIGVAFMAGSIAVRNRNIALRMGVPILLSSVCFSYALPNTFETIKLILHEKEEDRFPVFTERQDRIVDQVKELPISTKTLINRTTEFISRPFSTIQQYFKTIEK; translated from the coding sequence ATGACAGTGAATTACTATCGCGAAGTTGATTTAGTTGCGGAAGGGGTGACACCGAAGGAGAACGTTACGGTTAGTCTTCAACCAAAAGATAATACCAACGTCAAGGTGACGCCCTCCAGGGTTATCAGAAAAAAGACAAGAGAGTTGATTGGAGATGCGGAATTAGTTGACGGAATATCAGTACGTAACCCACATTACTTAACtgattatttaaagaaggaaaggGAAAGTCTGTCGAAAACATTGAACTCCACGTTGGAAAAAATAGATCAAGTTacatcaaaatattataataaagaaGTGTTAATGACTAGAGGTTTAAATTGTGTCTATACTGATTCAAAGAGTATGCTACTTCCCGGTTTAACTTACATTGGTGTTGCATTTATGGCGGGTTCCATAGCTGTTAGGAATAGAAATATTGCGTTAAGAATGGGAGTACCTATATTATTAAGTTCGGTATGCTTCTCATATGCTCTACCAAACACATTTGAAACGATTAAACTTATTTTGCatgaaaaagaagaagatcgTTTTCCGGTATTTACGGAGAGACAGGATAGAATCGTTGACCAAGTGAAAGAACTACCTATTTCCACTAAGACTCTAATCAATAGAACCACGGAATTCATATCGAGACCTTTTTCTACAATTcaacaatattttaaaacaataGAGAAGTGA
- the SPG1 gene encoding Spg1p (ancestral locus Anc_5.91), whose translation MFLLLDNCNHNKMKLELRTYTEAHKYARSPRFKYLMYGMVATAILPTLYLSRHFHPHYDPGMVESDIPMKKEVIRSRTSKLFNNVLPSHKYVLDDDLTLLLFSSTI comes from the coding sequence ATGTTTCTTTTATTAGACAATTGTAATCATAATAAAATGAAGCTAGAATTAAGAACTTATACAGAAGCACATAAATATGCTCGATCGCCTCGgtttaaatatttaatgTACGGTATGGTTGCTACCGCAATCCTTCCAACACTTTATTTAAGCCGGCATTTCCATCCGCATTATGATCCAGGTATGGTGGAATCAGACATTCCAATGAAGAAGGAGGTAATTCGATCAAGGACATCAAAGTTGTTCAATAATGTGCTTCCCTCTCATAAATATGTTCtagatgatgatttgaCTCTTCTATTGTTCTCCTCCaccatttga
- the NCAS0F00530 gene encoding uncharacterized protein (ancestral locus Anc_5.90), with protein MTETKTHFVKHISFDDLSPSLVDDQARELKSNNHHISFNNHFLHIPPQYNPLYASKDNIAETSVPSKDALSHIRPALQGPGSMFKIQSQQVVPQTIHTKKENPFGASSWSLDPQKEAMYRSRSESPMQARRKQLASGTIAKLPPPPEKSVLKKVQRRRSFSDIEDIDLDKLDLEMEKKMVQVTQNNTAKNSGSRKGYTQDLFANLNEVEDRIGNKRKNIPPEKKRAKSFAGMTDAELAQLEEFYISKGRSATSAMEKYDFGEQAPSNQFNDYKTDSANIPIVNKAVYDSLTLTYPSRPSITYRAISMTMENPEFDTFVTKTKERLHSKEKEAITALRTVSCYISGRRFTWATVDWYIENIAKDGDHVIIMTCIPEFETLVEKANYQAFRDRLNSDGTSPSISRSSKDSSFNKDGYESKISEGLYIEAIYQEARTKCRQILNYYAKRLENKKVKITIEMVKDNSSKRAVNAIEALYRPNLQLFSTVSTNIQIKFRNGNVKFPFFIMKHFFIPVFIVPFEFLNPNLLMDPSEKYELHEECTKIDDRLKWLDTTIKRTLKNPYIIRHEETHAPNTDDEESDEDDRSVASITEYFPVSKEQQRKIDSFERLGYVRPLPSRVILLQHSGLIFDKDGKKITQTSSRGSRRSSRIQFHDSNGIYQVKSLIDNTYSTQSSNGTPLTPRSGSEIRKTKSSVPSGIKHSNHSRIPKTHSHHTHLKKVKSAEDRKKERDKLKVKKSNNNVNTSDSSDEKKKSKKSFGSMFKKVFSSK; from the coding sequence ATGACGGAGACCAAGACGCATTTTGTTAAGCATATCTCCTTCGATGACCTGTCACCATCACTAGTTGATGATCAGGCCCGTGAATTGAAAAGTAATAACCACCATATAAGTTTCAACAACCATTTCTTGCATATTCCACCTCAGTACAATCCTTTATATGCATCTAAGGATAATATTGCAGAGACATCAGTACCTTCTAAGGATGCATTATCTCATATTCGACCGGCATTACAAGGCCCTGGTTCCATGTTCAAAATTCAGTCGCAGCAAGTGGTGCCCCAGACAATACATACAAAGAAGGAGAATCCATTTGGTGCAAGTTCGTGGAGCTTAGATCCTCAGAAGGAGGCAATGTACAGGAGCAGAAGTGAGTCACCTATGCAGGCTAGAAGGAAACAACTTGCATCGGGTACCATTGCTAAATTGCCGCCACCACCTGAGAAATCtgtattgaagaaagttcaaagaagaagaagtttcAGCgatattgaagatattgatcTAGACAAATTGGATCTTGAAatggagaagaagatggtTCAAGTGACTCAGAATAACACAGCAAAAAACTCTGGTTCAAGAAAGGGTTACACTCAGGATTTATTTGCCAACTTAAACGAAGTCGAAGATAGAATTGGTAATAAGAGGAAAAATATTCCTCCAGAGAAGAAAAGGGCAAAATCTTTTGCAGGCATGACAGATGCAGAATTAGCTCAATTAGAAGAGTTTTATATTTCCAAGGGAAGATCCGCCACTTCTGCCAtggaaaaatatgattTTGGTGAACAAGCCCCCAGTAACCAATTCAATGATTATAAGACTGATTCTGCTaatattccaattgttAATAAGGCTGTATATGATTCATTGACATTGACGTATCCATCAAGACCATCAATTACGTATAGAGCAATATCAATGACTATGGAGAACCCAGAATTCGATACATTTGTCACTAAGACTAAAGAACGTCTTCATAGTAAAGAAAAGGAGGCCATAACTGCGTTAAGAACAGTAAGTTGTTATATATCAGGTAGAAGGTTCACATGGGCCACTGTGGATTGGTACATTGAAAACATTGCCAAAGATGGGGATCATGTAATTATCATGACATGTATTCCTGAATTTGAAACGCTGGTAGAAAAGGCTAATTACCAAGCATTCAGAGATCGATTAAATTCTGATGGTACGAGTCCCTCCATATCTCGGAGTTCTAAGGATTCCTCCTTTAACAAGGATGGGTACGAAAGTAAAATATCTGAAGGCCTTTATATAGAGGCTATTTATCAGGAGGCAAGGACTAAGTGTCGtcaaatattaaattacTATGCAAAACGATTAGAAAACAAGAAAGTCAAAATAACTATAGAAATGGTGAAAGACAATTCTAGTAAGAGAGCGGTGAATGCAATTGAAGCATTATATAGACCcaatcttcaattgtttagTACTGTTAGTaccaatattcaaattaaatttagaaaTGGTAACGTTAAATTCCCATTCTTTATCATGAAGCATTTTTTTATTCCAGTGTTTATTGTTccctttgaatttcttaacCCCAACTTGTTGATGGATCCatctgaaaaatatgaattacATGAAGAATGTACCAAGATTGATGATCGTTTGAAGTGGTTGGATACTACCATCAAGCGCACTTTAAAGAATCCGTATATTATCCGTCATGAAGAGACACATGCTCCAAAtacagatgatgaagaaagcGATGAAGATGACAGGTCAGTAGCTTCTATAACAGAATACTTTCCAGTTTCCAAAGAACAGCAACGTAAGATTGATTCGTTCGAGAGGTTGGGATATGTTAGGCCATTACCATCAAGggtaatattattacagCACAGTGGtttaatatttgataaGGATGGTAAGAAGATAACACAGACGAGCTCAAGAGGGTCAAGACGTAGTTCAAGAATTCAATTCCATGACTCTAATGGTATCTACCAAGTAAAATCGTTAATTGATAACACATATTCAACACAAAGCAGTAATGGAACGCCCCTTACGCCAAGGTCGGGATCTGAAATCAGGAAGACAAAGTCATCCGTTCCAAGTGGGATCAAACATAGTAACCACTCAAGGATACCAAAAACACATTCACATCACACTCATCTGAAGAAAGTAAAAAGTGCGGAAGATCGCAAGAAGGAAAGGGATAAATTAAAGGTTAAGAAAagcaataataatgttaatACATCTGATAGCAgtgatgaaaagaaaaaatccAAGAAGTCATTCGGTTCTATGTTTAAGAAAGTTTTCAGCTCCAAGTag